A portion of the Musa acuminata AAA Group cultivar baxijiao chromosome BXJ1-1, Cavendish_Baxijiao_AAA, whole genome shotgun sequence genome contains these proteins:
- the LOC135656545 gene encoding pentatricopeptide repeat-containing protein At1g74850, chloroplastic-like isoform X2: MTLLSHPFPTPRTPTTPTSTFFSSQILRKPFLGAQRLAQPPPPRLNCAPIERLRPRAGITAAGRSKPKELVLGNPSVAVEKGKYSYDVETLINKLSSLPPRGSIARCLEAFRHRLSLADFALVFKEFARRGDWQRSLRLFKYMQRQSWCRPNEHIHAILIGVLGREALLDKCLDVFDDMPAHSVPRTALSYTALINAYGRNGDHETALALLARMKDDRVAPTSLTYNTVINACARGGLPWDSLLGLFAEMRHDGIHPDLVTYNTLLAAAGARGLADEAEMVLRTMLEAGVLPDNATHTYLVDTFAKLGQLDRVSELLLEMEASGHLPDAVAYNVLMEAYAKAGATKEAMGVLRQMQAAACTPTAATYSILLNLYGRSGQYEDVRDLFLEMKVGNTAPDASTYNILISVFGEGGYFKEVITLFHDMVEENVEPNMETYEGLMFACGKGGLHQEAKAVLSHMNQKGIVPSSKAYTGVVEAYGQAALYEEAFVAFNTMHEIGSIATVETYNSLLYTFARGGLFKEAQAILARMDGAGVQRVDDTFNALIDAYCQGGQFEDALKAYVEMQKSKCKPNEWTLEGILNVYCIAGLVDESKEQFQEIQSLGVMPSVVAYCMLLGIYAKNDRWDEAYQLLEEMKTNRVSNTHQVIASMIKGEYDDESNWQMVEYVFDKYNSEGCGYGLRLYNALLEALWWLGQKERGARVLNEATKRGLFPELYRQSNLVWSLDVHSVAWRHAC; encoded by the exons ATGACCCTCCTTTCTCACCCCTTCCCCACTCCCCGAACCCCCACCACTCCCACTTCCACATTCTTCTCTTCCCAGATCCTTCGCAAGCCCTTCCTGGGCGCACAGCGGCTGGCGCAGCCTCCGCCGCCGCGGCTTAATTGTGCCCCAATCGAGCGCCTACGTCCGAGGGCGGGCATAACCGCGGCCGGGCGGAGCAAGCCAAAGGAGCTGGTGCTCGGAAACCCGTCGGTGGCCGTGGAAAAGGGCAAGTACAGCTACGACGTGGAGACCCTCATCAACAAGCTCAGCAGCCTCCCGCCCCGCGGCAGCATTGCCCGCTGTCTCGAGGCCTTCCGCCACCGCCTCTCCCTCGCGGACTTCGCCCTCGTCTTCAAGGAGTTCGCTCGCCGCGGCGACTGGCAACGCTCCCTCCGCCTCTTCAAGTACATGCAGCGCCAGTCGTGGTGCCGCCCCAACGAGCACATCCACGCCATCCTCATCGGCGTGCTCGGCCGCGAGGCCCTCCTTGACAAGTGCCTCGACGTGTTCGACGACATGCCGGCTCATTCGGTCCCCCGCACCGCACTATCTTACACGGCGCTCATCAACGCCTACGGCCGCAACGGCGACCACGAGACCGCGCTGGCGCTCCTCGCCCGGATGAAGGACGACCGCGTGGCTCCGACGTCCCTCACCTACAACACAGTCATCAACGCGTGCGCTCGTGGCGGGCTCCCATGGGATTCTCTGCTCGGCCTGTTCGCGGAGATGCGCCACGACGGAATTCATCCGGACCTCGTCACCTACAACACTCTCCTTGCCGCCGCAGGGGCGCGGGGGCTTGCCGATGAGGCGGAGATGGTGCTTCGGACCATGCTTGAGGCCGGCGTCTTACCCGACAACGCAACTCACACTTACCTCGTCGACACATTCGCCAAGCTTGGCCAACTCGATCGTGTTTCGGAGCTTCTGTTGGAAATGGAAGCGAGCGGCCACCTTCCCGACGCCGTTGCTTACAACGTGCTCATGGAGGCGTACGCGAAGGCAGGTGCAACGAAGGAGGCGATGGGGGTCCTCCGCCAGATGCAGGCGGCAGCGTGTACCCCCACCGCCGCGACCTACAGCATCCTTCTCAATCTCTACGGGAGGAGTGGGCAGTACGAGGACGTCCGCGACCTCTTCTTGGAGATGAAGGTCGGGAATACCGCACCGGATGCCTCCACATATAACATCCTCATTAGTGTGTTTGGGGAGGGGGGTTACTTCAAGGAGGTGATCACGCTGTTCCATGACATGGTGGAGGAGAACGTAGAGCCCAATATGGAGACCTATGAAGGACTCATGTTCGCCTGTGGAAAGGGGGGTCTTCATCAAGAAGCCAAGGCGGTGCTCTCCCACATGAACCAGAAGGGAATTGTCCCAAGCTCAAAGGCCTATACCGGAGTTGTAGAAGCATATGGACAGGCAGCTTTATATGAG GAAGCTTTTGTCGCATTTAACACTATGCATGAAATTGGGAGCATAGCGACAGTGGAGACTTATAATTCCCTGTTATATACTTTTGCTAGAGGGGGTCTCTTCAAGGAAGCACAGGCGATCTTGGCACGGATGGATGGAGCTGGGGTTCAGAGAGTTGATGATACTTTCAATGCCCTCATTGATGCATACTGTCAAGGAGGACAGTTTGAGGATGCTTTGAAGGCTTATGTAGAAATGCAGAAatcaaaatgcaaaccaaatgagTGGACCCTGGAGGGAATTCTGAACGTCTACTGCATCGCTGGGCTTGTTGATGAGAGCAAGGAGCAGTTCCAAGAAATTCAGTCGCTTGGGGTCATGCCTAGTGTCGTGGCCTACTGCATGTTGCTTGGCATATATGCTAAGAATGACAG GTGGGATGAGGCTTACCAGTTGCTGGAAGAAATGAAAACGAATAGGGTTTCTAATACTCATCAAGTAATTGCTTCAATGATCAAGGGGGAATATGATGATGAATCCAATTGGCAAATGGTGGAGTATGTCTTTGACAAATATAACTCTGAAGGTTGTGGTTACGGTTTGCGATTGTACAATGCACTCCTAGAAGCACTTTGGTGGCTGGGCCAAAAAGAAAGGGGTGCACGTGTACTCAACGAAGCAACCAAGCGTGGGCTCTTTCCTGAGCTGTACCGTCAAAGCAATCTAGTTTGGTCTCTTGATGTCCATAG TGTGGCTTGGCGACATGCATGCTAG